From one Candidatus Thioglobus sp. NP1 genomic stretch:
- a CDS encoding replication-associated recombination protein A — protein MSTYQPLAEVLRPTKLNDFIGQDHLLKSDKPIGKALADKQFLSMVFWGPSGVGKTTLARIICSQMGAHFEQMSAVLDGIKELRNVIEHAELYKQHDKNTILFVDEIHRFNKAQQDAFLPHIESGLITLIGATTENPSFEINSSLLSRMRVYILNKLRDEDLKIIASKAIKSQKITLKDDDALSLIIEHSDGDARRLINIIEQLTDKSNRTLSINDVSKILQTKVASFDKGGDIYYQQLSAFHKSVRGSSPDGALYWMARMIVSGCDPKVIARRLLAIASEDIGNADPRALQIALNAWDVYERLGDKEGNRAIAHAAVFCSCAPKSNAVYKAFNKAMDVAKETSHLDVPIHLRNATTKLLEELGHGKDYRYSHNEPDAFSEGQTYFPEEMGEQIYYEPTERGLEIKIKEKLKQLRPKL, from the coding sequence ATGTCGACTTATCAACCATTAGCTGAGGTATTACGTCCTACTAAATTAAATGATTTTATAGGACAAGACCACCTCCTTAAATCTGATAAACCTATTGGTAAAGCCCTGGCAGATAAGCAATTCCTTTCAATGGTTTTTTGGGGTCCTTCAGGAGTTGGAAAGACAACTCTTGCAAGAATTATTTGCTCGCAGATGGGAGCCCACTTTGAGCAGATGTCAGCTGTGCTAGATGGAATTAAAGAGCTTAGAAATGTAATTGAACATGCTGAACTTTATAAGCAACATGATAAAAATACAATCTTATTCGTAGACGAAATTCATCGTTTCAATAAAGCTCAGCAGGATGCTTTTTTGCCTCATATTGAGTCTGGACTTATTACCTTAATTGGCGCTACTACTGAAAATCCCTCTTTTGAGATTAACTCTTCATTATTATCAAGGATGCGTGTTTATATTCTTAATAAGCTCAGAGATGAAGACCTGAAAATAATTGCAAGCAAGGCCATCAAAAGCCAAAAAATTACACTTAAAGATGATGACGCATTGTCTTTAATCATTGAGCATAGTGATGGTGATGCTCGTCGTTTAATTAATATCATTGAGCAGCTAACAGACAAATCAAATCGAACATTAAGTATAAATGATGTCTCTAAAATTTTGCAAACTAAGGTAGCCAGTTTTGATAAGGGTGGTGATATTTATTATCAACAATTATCAGCATTTCATAAGTCGGTTCGAGGTTCATCTCCAGATGGCGCTCTTTATTGGATGGCGAGAATGATTGTTTCAGGTTGTGACCCAAAGGTTATTGCAAGAAGACTTCTAGCAATCGCTTCTGAAGATATTGGAAATGCCGATCCTAGAGCCCTTCAAATTGCACTTAATGCATGGGATGTGTATGAGCGTTTAGGGGATAAAGAGGGTAATCGAGCTATTGCCCATGCCGCAGTTTTTTGCTCTTGTGCACCAAAATCTAATGCGGTTTATAAAGCTTTCAATAAGGCTATGGATGTTGCTAAGGAGACGAGTCATCTTGATGTTCCTATCCATCTTAGAAATGCCACTACAAAGTTACTTGAGGAGCTTGGGCATGGCAAGGATTATCGATACTCGCATAATGAGCCTGATGCATTCAGTGAAGGACAGACCTATTTTCCTGAGGAGATGGGAGAGCAGATTTATTATGAGCCTACTGAGCGCGGTCTTGAGATTAAAATTAAAGAAAAATTAAAGCAATTGAGGCCAAAATTATGA
- the crcB gene encoding fluoride efflux transporter CrcB: protein MSALTSIATIGIGATVGASCRYYIGIVSVQYLGKALPYGTLISNVLGSFIAGLLVVFILEKLLLSETYRLMLLVGLTGSLTTMSALSIESVEMLSGGSYSQALLNILLNVGLSVLAASLGFMLAKYGFNLAQS, encoded by the coding sequence ATGAGTGCATTAACGTCGATAGCAACTATTGGAATAGGGGCAACGGTTGGCGCAAGTTGCCGTTATTATATTGGTATTGTATCTGTTCAGTATCTTGGAAAAGCTCTACCATATGGCACTTTAATTTCAAATGTTTTAGGCTCATTTATTGCAGGACTCTTAGTCGTTTTTATTTTGGAAAAACTATTACTTAGTGAGACCTATAGGTTGATGTTACTCGTTGGATTGACAGGTTCCTTAACAACCATGTCAGCGCTTTCAATAGAGTCAGTTGAGATGCTTAGTGGAGGAAGTTATAGTCAAGCGCTATTAAATATTTTATTAAATGTTGGGCTGTCAGTTCTGGCAGCTAGCTTAGGTTTTATGCTCGCAAAATATGGATTTAATCTAGCCCAGTCCTAA
- the gshB gene encoding glutathione synthase — MKQIILGVLMDDIASIKPKKDSSFAMMLEAQRRGWIIYTFDSNDMFHLKGEVFANACKTKLKDSELDWYQCEEPITLPLSETDVVFMRKDPPFDMDYIYATYLLEQAELSGVLVVNKPSSLRDANEKMFALNFPDCIPKTLVSSNNEKLIDFINSNNEVVVKPLDGMGGKDIYKLQRGDANIKEVLQKITNQGKRFIMAQEFLPEIKYGDKRILLINGEPVDYALARMPAKGSFKGNLAAGAKGVGQELSDRDRFLCKQIAPMLIEKDLLFVGLDVIGDYITEINVTSPTCIRELDSEFNLNISSSILDAVETKLGLG, encoded by the coding sequence ATGAAGCAAATTATACTCGGTGTGCTGATGGATGATATTGCCAGCATTAAACCTAAAAAAGACTCCTCATTTGCCATGATGCTAGAGGCACAAAGGCGTGGCTGGATAATTTATACTTTTGATAGTAATGATATGTTTCATCTTAAGGGAGAAGTTTTTGCCAATGCTTGCAAAACCAAACTTAAAGACTCTGAGCTAGATTGGTATCAGTGTGAAGAGCCTATAACACTTCCTTTATCTGAAACAGATGTTGTATTTATGAGAAAAGACCCGCCCTTTGATATGGATTATATCTATGCAACTTACCTCCTAGAGCAAGCAGAATTAAGTGGCGTTTTAGTTGTCAACAAACCAAGCTCACTAAGAGATGCAAATGAAAAAATGTTTGCCCTTAACTTTCCAGATTGTATTCCCAAAACTCTTGTTAGTTCAAACAATGAAAAACTAATAGACTTTATTAACAGTAATAATGAAGTTGTTGTAAAACCTCTTGATGGTATGGGTGGTAAAGATATATACAAACTTCAGAGGGGTGATGCAAATATTAAAGAGGTGCTTCAGAAAATAACTAATCAAGGAAAACGCTTCATAATGGCACAAGAATTTCTGCCTGAAATCAAGTACGGGGATAAGAGAATCTTACTAATAAATGGAGAGCCTGTTGACTATGCCCTTGCTCGCATGCCAGCTAAAGGAAGCTTCAAAGGTAATCTTGCTGCTGGTGCCAAAGGAGTTGGTCAAGAGCTATCTGATAGAGACCGTTTTTTATGCAAGCAGATTGCACCAATGCTGATTGAAAAAGATTTGTTATTTGTTGGTCTTGATGTAATTGGTGATTATATAACAGAGATAAATGTTACGAGCCCAACATGCATTCGAGAACTCGATAGCGAGTTCAACCTTAATATTTCCTCTTCAATTCTTGATGCAGTTGAAACTAAATTAGGACTGGGCTAG
- the rimP gene encoding ribosome maturation factor RimP has translation MAKIADKLFSIINPSINDLGYELLGVEYVSSGKHSVLRLYIDSEKGIGVDDCETVSRQVSAIMDVEDPISGQYNLEVSSPGIERPLFKVAHYQRFLGHDVRLRTYRPLDGRRNFTGAIGSVSETSNTFELVTELGPVTLDIDLIEKANLVAHF, from the coding sequence GTGGCCAAGATTGCTGACAAGTTGTTTTCAATAATTAACCCAAGTATTAATGATTTGGGCTATGAGCTACTGGGTGTAGAATACGTCTCCAGTGGTAAGCACTCAGTATTAAGGCTTTATATTGATTCAGAGAAAGGCATTGGAGTGGATGATTGTGAGACAGTTTCAAGGCAAGTGAGCGCAATAATGGATGTTGAAGATCCTATAAGTGGTCAGTATAATCTTGAGGTTTCCTCACCAGGCATTGAGAGACCTCTTTTTAAAGTGGCTCACTACCAACGTTTTTTAGGACATGATGTTCGTTTAAGGACTTATAGACCATTAGATGGCAGAAGAAATTTTACTGGAGCCATTGGAAGTGTAAGTGAAACCAGTAATACTTTTGAGTTAGTAACTGAGCTTGGCCCAGTTACACTTGATATAGATTTAATTGAAAAAGCAAATTTAGTTGCTCATTTTTAG
- the nusA gene encoding transcription termination factor NusA, giving the protein MDGKELFLMIEAISNEKNITKDDVIESLEEALAVATKKRNNIDVRVEVDRHSGEFNTFRRWQVIEDGEQFVDDDGNTFDSELHIYQAESGGLEVDAYVEEPMESMEFGRIAAQVAKQVIIQKVREAERTVVVDNFTQRVGEVVMATVKRVDRGNVFVDMGGIDGMISKYDLIPNESIRKNDRLRAYIKEVKSTPRGAQIFLSRTVNDMMIELFEMEVPEISEGVIEIKAGARDPGLRSKLAVKAKDKRIDPIGSCIGMRGARVQAVSNELNGERVDIILWDEDPAQFVINAMAPAEVSSIIVDEEKGSMDIAVEEDQLALAIGRGGQNIKLASKLTGWKLNVMSLADADDMQAKELQKTGEKLAEKLGVDAEVAGVLIDEGYTSLDEIADAESDVLSKIEEFDSEMVGELQERAQDAQLVKALNDSEATEILLSVEGVDDVLANSLVDAEITTVEALAELAIVELLEIQDVGNDNASAIIMAAREKEGWFD; this is encoded by the coding sequence ATGGATGGCAAAGAGTTATTTTTAATGATTGAGGCAATCTCAAATGAAAAAAATATAACTAAAGATGATGTTATAGAGTCATTAGAAGAGGCCTTAGCAGTGGCAACAAAAAAACGCAACAATATCGATGTCCGTGTCGAAGTCGATAGACATAGTGGTGAATTTAATACCTTTAGGCGTTGGCAAGTTATTGAAGATGGTGAGCAATTTGTAGATGACGATGGAAACACATTTGATTCAGAGCTCCATATTTATCAGGCAGAGTCAGGCGGTCTTGAAGTTGATGCATATGTTGAAGAGCCTATGGAATCTATGGAGTTTGGTAGGATTGCCGCACAAGTTGCTAAGCAAGTTATTATTCAAAAGGTGCGCGAAGCCGAGAGGACAGTCGTTGTTGATAACTTCACTCAGCGTGTTGGTGAGGTAGTTATGGCTACTGTCAAAAGGGTTGATAGGGGTAATGTCTTTGTTGATATGGGTGGTATTGACGGCATGATTTCAAAGTATGACCTGATACCTAATGAGTCTATAAGAAAAAATGATCGATTAAGGGCCTATATTAAAGAAGTGAAGTCCACACCTCGTGGTGCACAAATCTTTTTGAGTAGAACCGTTAATGACATGATGATCGAACTTTTTGAAATGGAGGTTCCTGAGATTAGTGAGGGCGTCATTGAGATTAAGGCTGGAGCAAGAGATCCAGGTCTTCGTTCAAAGCTTGCTGTCAAAGCAAAAGATAAGCGCATTGATCCAATTGGTTCTTGCATTGGTATGAGAGGTGCTCGTGTACAAGCAGTCTCAAATGAACTTAATGGTGAGCGAGTTGATATTATTCTTTGGGACGAGGATCCTGCGCAATTTGTCATTAATGCAATGGCACCAGCAGAGGTTAGCTCGATCATTGTTGATGAGGAAAAGGGATCTATGGATATCGCAGTTGAAGAAGATCAATTAGCATTAGCAATTGGAAGAGGTGGTCAAAATATCAAATTAGCAAGTAAGTTAACTGGTTGGAAGCTAAATGTAATGTCACTAGCTGATGCAGATGATATGCAGGCAAAAGAGCTGCAAAAAACTGGTGAAAAACTCGCTGAAAAACTTGGCGTTGATGCAGAGGTTGCTGGCGTGTTAATTGATGAAGGTTATACGAGTCTTGATGAAATTGCGGATGCTGAATCAGATGTATTATCAAAGATTGAGGAGTTTGATTCTGAGATGGTGGGGGAGCTTCAAGAGAGGGCGCAAGATGCTCAGCTTGTAAAAGCATTAAATGACTCTGAAGCTACAGAAATTTTATTAAGTGTTGAGGGTGTTGATGACGTGCTTGCAAATTCACTTGTGGATGCTGAAATAACTACAGTAGAGGCACTTGCAGAGCTAGCAATTGTTGAGCTTCTAGAGATACAAGATGTTGGCAACGATAATGCTTCAGCTATCATTATGGCAGCAAGAGAAAAAGAAGGCTGGTTTGACTAA
- the infB gene encoding translation initiation factor IF-2 — protein MAHTVESLSKLLRKTPDQVIAILIGAGISGKTAESNISADERQILMSSLSKRSGTKSTISVSRKTPKQPEKTPSSGGVKIQVKKKREVPQNITSETVDDTAILKAKQALEAGRLSEQKDEEHDAKRNDMVRQQKIKTEELQAQKIQNETAEKDEQTKKDKDKVESEKANDAKKQPKRLRNTPAPNRKELHVARHNPNRKLKKKERTKISQKVQDEQAQHGFHMPVEPIKHDVHIPEMIKISELASKMTTKAGEVLKVMMGMGVMATLNDVIDQDTAMLVVEEMGHTPIASSEETIEDTLVQEVTEDLETSPRPPVVAIMGHVDHGKTSLLDYIRKSKVASVEAGGITQHIGAYQVSQKDNRITFIDTPGHAAFSKMRLRGATATDIVILVVAADDGVMPQTIESIKHAKDSNVPIIVAINKIDKEGADIDKVKQVLSTHDVISDEWGGDVLMVGVSAHTGEGIDELLESISLTAEMNEITAVVDKPASGVVLEARLDKGRGKVTTILVQSGTLNKGDIVIAGQEFGKVKQIIDDNGKTINKALPSAPVEILGLSGVPDSGAEVLVVESERKAREVAEFRKTKDRESELQKQQAGKMDDFFSKMEEGEVSTVNVLLKSDVRGSAQALVEALEELSTDEVKVKVIASGVGAINNTDISLASASGALVLGFNVRADAVARKTADTEDVKIEYYSIIYNVIDDIKAIMGGLLSPELSENIIGIAGVKDVFRSPKFGDIAGCMVEEGVVKKDSPIRVLRESVVIYEGELESLRRFKDDVKEVKSGTECGIGVLNYKDVQPGDQIEVFERIERARTL, from the coding sequence ATGGCACATACTGTAGAAAGTTTATCTAAATTACTCAGAAAAACACCTGATCAAGTCATAGCAATTCTAATAGGTGCTGGGATTTCAGGAAAAACAGCAGAATCAAATATCTCTGCAGATGAAAGACAGATTTTAATGTCAAGTTTAAGCAAACGTTCTGGCACTAAATCTACTATATCTGTTTCTCGAAAAACGCCTAAGCAACCTGAAAAGACTCCCTCTTCAGGTGGTGTTAAGATTCAGGTTAAAAAGAAGCGTGAGGTTCCTCAAAATATAACCTCTGAAACTGTTGATGACACTGCAATTTTGAAAGCCAAGCAGGCTCTAGAAGCTGGAAGACTCTCTGAACAGAAAGATGAAGAGCATGATGCTAAGCGCAATGATATGGTTCGTCAGCAAAAAATAAAAACCGAAGAGTTGCAAGCCCAGAAAATACAAAATGAAACTGCTGAAAAAGATGAGCAGACTAAAAAAGATAAAGATAAGGTTGAGTCTGAAAAAGCTAATGATGCAAAAAAACAGCCTAAACGACTGAGGAATACTCCTGCTCCTAATCGAAAAGAGCTTCATGTTGCCAGACATAATCCTAATAGAAAGCTTAAGAAAAAGGAGCGCACAAAGATTTCACAAAAAGTTCAAGATGAACAAGCACAGCACGGTTTTCATATGCCAGTTGAACCTATCAAGCATGACGTGCATATTCCTGAGATGATTAAAATTTCTGAGCTGGCTAGCAAAATGACTACAAAAGCTGGTGAGGTTCTCAAAGTGATGATGGGTATGGGTGTTATGGCAACACTTAATGATGTTATTGATCAAGATACTGCAATGCTTGTTGTCGAAGAAATGGGCCATACACCTATTGCAAGTAGTGAAGAAACTATTGAAGATACTTTGGTGCAGGAAGTTACTGAAGATCTAGAGACATCACCAAGGCCACCTGTAGTTGCAATTATGGGCCATGTTGACCATGGAAAAACTTCTCTTCTAGACTATATCCGAAAATCTAAAGTTGCCTCTGTAGAGGCTGGAGGCATTACTCAACATATTGGTGCATATCAAGTTAGCCAAAAGGATAACCGTATTACATTTATTGATACTCCGGGACATGCTGCATTTTCTAAAATGAGGCTTCGTGGAGCAACAGCAACTGATATCGTTATTTTAGTTGTTGCAGCTGATGACGGTGTTATGCCCCAAACTATTGAATCCATTAAACATGCTAAAGATTCCAATGTACCAATTATTGTTGCAATTAATAAGATTGACAAAGAGGGTGCAGATATTGATAAAGTCAAACAGGTTCTCTCTACTCATGACGTTATTTCTGATGAATGGGGTGGTGATGTATTAATGGTTGGAGTTTCAGCCCATACTGGTGAAGGCATTGATGAACTTCTTGAAAGTATTTCTTTGACTGCTGAAATGAATGAAATTACTGCAGTTGTAGATAAGCCAGCTAGTGGCGTTGTTCTTGAGGCTAGGTTAGATAAAGGTCGTGGTAAAGTTACTACTATACTTGTTCAGTCAGGAACTCTTAACAAAGGCGATATTGTGATTGCAGGACAGGAGTTTGGTAAGGTTAAACAAATTATTGATGATAATGGAAAGACTATAAACAAGGCTTTACCCTCCGCACCTGTTGAAATTCTAGGGTTATCAGGTGTTCCAGATTCTGGTGCTGAAGTTCTTGTAGTTGAAAGTGAAAGAAAGGCTAGAGAAGTTGCAGAATTCAGAAAGACTAAAGATCGTGAGTCTGAACTTCAAAAACAACAAGCAGGAAAGATGGACGATTTCTTTTCTAAGATGGAAGAAGGCGAGGTGTCAACTGTAAATGTGTTGCTTAAATCAGATGTTCGTGGTTCAGCTCAAGCATTAGTCGAGGCTTTAGAAGAGCTTTCTACAGATGAGGTTAAGGTAAAGGTTATTGCTTCCGGTGTTGGTGCAATTAATAATACCGACATTTCTTTAGCTAGCGCATCAGGCGCCCTAGTTCTTGGTTTTAATGTGAGAGCTGATGCTGTTGCCAGGAAAACTGCTGATACAGAGGATGTTAAAATAGAATATTACAGCATCATTTATAATGTGATTGATGATATCAAGGCTATTATGGGTGGTTTACTAAGTCCAGAACTAAGTGAAAATATTATTGGAATTGCAGGAGTGAAGGATGTCTTTAGATCTCCAAAATTTGGTGATATAGCAGGTTGTATGGTTGAAGAAGGTGTTGTCAAAAAAGATAGTCCAATTCGTGTTTTACGAGAAAGTGTGGTTATTTATGAGGGTGAATTAGAGTCTCTAAGGCGCTTCAAAGACGATGTTAAAGAGGTTAAGTCTGGAACTGAATGTGGTATTGGAGTTCTGAACTATAAAGATGTTCAGCCTGGTGATCAAATTGAGGTATTCGAGCGAATCGAGCGTGCTCGGACTCTATAG
- the rbfA gene encoding 30S ribosome-binding factor RbfA has protein sequence MAQQTSYRAERVNELIRRELVLLLSKETKDPRLQEVVITDVKVSRDLTSAKVFFSVDESVQKTVTTLLNKASGFFRSSLSKVLDLRHTPALSFIYDTAPNTGARMDDLLSKL, from the coding sequence ATGGCACAGCAAACCAGTTATAGAGCCGAAAGGGTAAATGAGCTTATAAGGCGTGAACTGGTGCTTTTGCTAAGCAAAGAAACAAAAGATCCTAGACTTCAAGAAGTTGTAATTACAGATGTCAAGGTAAGTCGTGATTTGACAAGTGCAAAAGTGTTTTTTTCTGTTGATGAAAGTGTACAAAAAACTGTTACTACTCTTCTTAATAAGGCCAGTGGTTTTTTTAGATCCAGTCTTTCTAAGGTTTTAGATTTGCGTCATACGCCGGCACTTAGTTTTATCTATGATACTGCTCCTAATACTGGGGCTCGAATGGATGACCTTTTAAGTAAACTCTGA
- the truB gene encoding tRNA pseudouridine(55) synthase TruB, whose amino-acid sequence MSRRNPTGRDINGVILLDKSTGKSSNTVLQEVKRLFDANKAGHTGSLDPLASGLLPICLGQATKVAQFLLDGDKQYYVRAKMGQSSTTGDSEGNIVDCGSTSAINKNVIKDSLINFIGDIEQIPPMYSALKRNGTPLYKLARKGIEVDRAARPVKIYDISFIDYADDIMTISVSCSKGTYIRTLVEDIGVNLGSSAYVVELRRTGFCHFDISQSLNYEQLVRLKEVGFENLDTVILNADEMLPTLQSIHLNEEQTNDIKLGRKISFSGFDSIKKLRLYDHNNQFIGIGESSLLSEVLPKRLFV is encoded by the coding sequence ATGTCAAGACGAAATCCAACTGGCAGAGACATCAATGGAGTTATACTTCTAGATAAAAGCACTGGAAAAAGCTCTAATACAGTTCTTCAAGAAGTTAAACGTTTGTTTGATGCTAATAAGGCTGGACATACTGGTAGTTTAGATCCATTAGCAAGTGGTTTGCTGCCAATTTGCCTTGGTCAGGCAACAAAAGTTGCCCAATTTCTTCTAGACGGCGATAAACAATATTATGTTCGTGCAAAGATGGGTCAGTCAAGTACTACTGGAGACTCTGAGGGCAATATAGTTGATTGTGGCTCCACTTCAGCTATTAATAAAAATGTAATTAAGGATAGCTTGATTAACTTCATTGGTGATATTGAGCAAATCCCCCCTATGTATTCTGCACTTAAGAGAAATGGCACTCCTCTTTATAAGCTGGCTAGGAAAGGTATTGAAGTTGATAGAGCTGCAAGGCCAGTTAAAATTTATGATATTAGTTTTATTGATTATGCAGACGATATCATGACAATAAGCGTTTCATGTTCTAAGGGGACCTATATCAGAACTTTGGTTGAGGATATTGGAGTAAATCTTGGATCTAGTGCTTATGTTGTTGAGCTCAGAAGAACAGGTTTTTGTCATTTTGATATTAGTCAAAGTTTAAATTATGAACAGTTAGTAAGGCTAAAAGAAGTAGGTTTTGAAAATTTAGATACGGTAATTTTAAACGCCGATGAGATGTTACCTACTCTTCAAAGTATTCATCTAAATGAAGAACAAACTAATGATATAAAACTTGGCAGAAAAATCTCTTTCAGTGGTTTTGACTCAATTAAGAAACTTAGGCTTTATGATCATAACAATCAGTTTATTGGCATTGGTGAAAGTAGTCTTCTATCTGAGGTTTTGCCAAAACGCTTATTTGTATAG
- the purD gene encoding phosphoribosylamine--glycine ligase translates to MKVLIIGSGGREHALAWQCANFSEVTHVFVAPGNAGCALEKKISNVKINSEDIPALIEFAKYESIDITIVGPEAPLVMGIVDDFCQQGLAIFGPSKQASQLEGSKAFCKDFLQRNNIPTAFYKVFTETEKATNYVKEKGTPIVIKADGLAAGKGVIIASTLQEATDAIEDMLEGNRFGDAGSRVVIEEFLTGEEASFIVMVDGVNILPMATSQDHKARDNEDKGPNTGGMGAYSPAPCVTDAIYDQVMDGVIRKTVDAMQSEGMPYTGFLYAGLMINKKGEIKVLEYNCRFGDPETQPIMMRLKSNLAQLCLSASQGTLDTQSAEWDDRTALGVVMAAKGYPNSYKKGEKIELPQEPLDSKIFHAGTIENQGNILSNGGRVLCVTSLGYDIKDSQKKAYDLIKNVKWQTPYYRTDIGFKGVST, encoded by the coding sequence ATGAAAGTTTTAATCATTGGATCTGGAGGAAGAGAGCATGCACTGGCTTGGCAGTGTGCTAATTTCTCTGAAGTGACGCATGTTTTTGTAGCGCCTGGTAATGCTGGATGTGCCTTAGAAAAAAAAATATCAAATGTAAAAATAAATTCAGAAGACATACCCGCACTTATAGAATTTGCTAAATATGAATCAATAGATATTACAATTGTTGGTCCTGAAGCTCCTTTAGTCATGGGAATTGTGGATGACTTTTGTCAACAGGGCTTAGCTATATTTGGACCCAGTAAACAAGCGTCACAATTAGAGGGCTCCAAGGCATTTTGTAAGGACTTTTTGCAGAGAAACAATATTCCTACAGCTTTTTATAAGGTTTTTACTGAGACGGAAAAAGCTACTAACTATGTAAAAGAAAAAGGAACTCCAATCGTAATTAAAGCTGATGGGCTTGCTGCAGGAAAAGGTGTCATTATCGCAAGTACATTACAAGAAGCAACAGACGCAATTGAAGATATGTTAGAAGGGAATCGATTTGGAGATGCTGGGTCAAGAGTGGTTATTGAGGAGTTTTTAACTGGCGAAGAGGCTAGCTTTATTGTCATGGTGGACGGGGTTAATATTCTTCCAATGGCAACATCACAAGATCACAAGGCTCGAGATAATGAAGATAAAGGTCCAAATACTGGTGGTATGGGGGCATACTCACCAGCACCATGTGTTACTGACGCTATTTATGATCAGGTGATGGACGGAGTAATAAGAAAAACAGTAGATGCAATGCAATCAGAAGGTATGCCTTATACTGGTTTTTTATACGCAGGACTTATGATCAATAAAAAGGGTGAAATAAAAGTTTTAGAGTACAACTGTAGATTTGGGGATCCTGAGACGCAACCAATTATGATGCGTTTAAAGTCAAATTTAGCCCAACTTTGCCTTTCTGCTTCTCAAGGAACTTTAGATACACAATCGGCTGAGTGGGATGATAGAACAGCTTTAGGTGTTGTTATGGCAGCAAAGGGTTATCCAAATTCCTATAAAAAAGGTGAAAAAATTGAGCTACCACAAGAGCCTTTAGACTCTAAGATTTTTCACGCAGGGACAATTGAAAACCAAGGAAATATCCTTAGTAATGGTGGCCGAGTTCTTTGTGTAACAAGCCTAGGTTATGATATCAAAGATTCACAAAAAAAAGCTTATGATCTTATTAAAAATGTCAAATGGCAAACACCTTACTATAGAACTGATATTGGATTTAAAGGAGTTTCAACTTGA
- a CDS encoding ribonuclease HII, protein MIIIGVDEAGRGPLVGSVIAAAVAFPENFYLEGLTDSKKLTEKKRESFYSQIVQKCNWSVGEASSIEIDQINILQATMLAMKRAVNNLQLELSISDKDDQFSVLVDGNQCPDVGNCQAIVKGDLIEPVISAASVIAKVTRDRQMKELDLNYPGYGFAKHKGYGTREHLDALNKFGPIKGIHRASFAPIKNY, encoded by the coding sequence TTGATCATTATTGGTGTAGATGAAGCTGGAAGGGGGCCTTTAGTTGGAAGTGTTATTGCAGCTGCAGTAGCTTTTCCTGAAAATTTCTATTTAGAGGGCTTGACTGACTCAAAAAAATTAACTGAAAAAAAACGGGAAAGTTTCTACTCTCAAATTGTTCAGAAATGTAATTGGTCTGTTGGCGAAGCTAGCAGCATTGAGATAGATCAAATTAATATTCTTCAGGCAACAATGCTTGCAATGAAAAGAGCAGTTAATAATTTACAACTGGAGCTTTCTATAAGTGACAAAGATGATCAATTTAGTGTTCTTGTGGATGGGAATCAATGTCCAGATGTTGGCAATTGTCAGGCAATAGTCAAAGGTGATCTAATCGAACCAGTTATATCAGCAGCATCTGTTATTGCAAAAGTTACAAGGGATAGACAAATGAAAGAGCTTGATTTAAATTATCCAGGCTATGGCTTTGCTAAACATAAAGGTTACGGTACAAGGGAACACCTTGATGCTCTTAATAAATTCGGCCCTATAAAGGGCATTCATAGAGCCTCATTTGCACCAATAAAAAATTATTAA